The sequence cagagtctgccaggcacagtctgattagacccttggcttttcggtccataacatcatactgagctgccacagtaggatctgagggcctttggacattcgcatcaacagcatcccaaagatctcgatctattagtagatcttccatcttcagcttccacatctcaaaattacttccattaaatttctccacctctattctccctgacgaactcgccatctgaatattcctgcaacaagatcaaaaagtgtcttctgcacaagctcccactcaaatctggattagttcaaaaaacccaactgcccacaattgaaaccaaaggtgatcaggctctgataccacttgtaaggaagttaagtagcggaaacaacttcctacactaaccttgagaggagggtaatgcaaaactttttcagatcattacaacagttacagaaaatagaaataggtataatagcattcataccacaacacaatgatttacgtggggaaaaccctttcgggagaaaaaccccaccctccaaaagcagctcaatattttattcagcaatcaaaacagattacaaaatacttgcagagcaagctcttcgcaggagtagcactaatcagagattcagaggcaactcaatagccataagactcttacacacaacctctatctcacacacctcataaataggagatacaatacaagaaaccgtcaaacggtattacaaaaccatgggctaaaaccacccaataaggtgtagccgaccttatctcccttctatgacatgttaaagcacacatcaacacgtgtcgctcccttttacagctcatttatgtattcgatacaaattatttttcctatttcaggagtacaaacttccggaggccataacttgagaaccgggtgtccgattgacgaaccgtttgaagcgccggaaagctcgcaaagttctctatcacctcataaccagcTTCcctggttacggccacttttcagggcatttcggagcctctaaagtccccaaaattaagtttaaacattttattgcacccctccaagatggaaactttaatatcttcaaaactagctgtgaccttgcgacgaaactttaccggaatgcttatctagccaaccagaagcttcagggagagtttcgcactatttcgtgctcaaataaaaacttactataaatagtaacctcgcataaatgcaaggttgagacaccatttttcccaacaaaaaaTAATTATTTGCTGCATAAAATATTAACAAATATGCATAATTTATTTTGCAACTCTTTTATGTAATTGAAAATTCTTTCTATAGATTTGTAGGGTTTCATTTAGGAGAACACATCTCTTTACGCCTTGCATCATAATGTAAATTCTTCCAAAGTATCTCTAAATATAATCATTATTCAAATATCATAAAAggaagacaacaaacaagaaaatcaatcaaaatagAAGTAAAATTCTAcaatctatcaaatcattttttatagAGAATGAGATATTTTTACAATTCTAAATCTAATGCCTACAATCTTAACCTTCTAGAGTGTAGACAAAATATTATGTttctaaaataaattacaaactatCATCAACCATTCTTAATCTTAAGACATTATATATTCTAAAATGTTAACATAAATTATTAACTCTTTCATTACATAATTATATATGTTTTCTCattattttaatttctttaacaTTTATTTACTATTTCATAATACATCAACCCACAAACTTTCATTGGATTCATGAGCTTTACATCATAAAAGAGATCAGACTTTGGTTGTTTCCATGCTTACATGGATACAACGTTGTCTATTTAAACCTAAAATCCCTATTTTTCGGAATCTTTCCCAAAAGCCTAAACTATTTCTCTTCTGTGCGTGAAGAAACAAACAAGAAGAAAGCCTCGTTCAAAACGAGTAGAAGAGCCCATTAAACACCATTAAACACCTACCAAATTTCATACAAATTGGTAATTCTAGTTTTCATCAATTTAATTTAGTCTTCACTTTCTTGTTCTAACTGAGCAAGACCATCTCTCGCAGCCCTTTTCTTTGCAACTTCTTTCTTTATACATTCGCCCATTCCAAATTTCTTATCATTTATAAATACTTCTACAACTGTTATTTCCTCTTCATCAAacactttaaatttaaatttatgatgTTTGTATTCAACACGTTTGCCCAATTTTTGACATAATTCCTGCAGTTTAGAAACGGGATGCTCGTCCAATGTCTTTGGAGTGGTCAGTGGCTCTAACAAATTCTCCAATTTCTACCAAACATTAAGAATATAAAGTGAAACAAGAGGAAACATTGTGTCAATATAAACaaatatcttgaaattttgaatgaaaataatgaaaatataaattttagtatgataaaagataaaaacatacaaaaagaagagaagaaattgaATTCAGTAATACCTCCCAAACTTGTTCCAAACAACAGCCGATGTTCTCTGTTAACTTAGTACTGTCAAGAAACATTGCACCTGCTATTGTTTTGACTGAATTAAACAAAACTTCAAGTGGATTCAAATCTTTATATTTTGTCATATCGTCAATGAATGTTTTGATCTACATAATATCAAATATAAACTTCTTTAAATACATAATTCTAAAGAATatcaatttaaattattttatttattttaaaattgttttttttaacttAAATTATATTTAAGGTAAAATAAACCTAATCATGCAAACCTGAATCAAATATTTTGAAGAGTTACCTTTCTTTCTAGGGACATTTGCACAAGAGATATGGTTATGAAGATATAGTTTATTTACAGCAACTTTTGCCAGTTTTTCGTTGTCCATAATTTGAGATCTTAACTTTGTCAAGATGCCTGCTTCCAAGGTGGGATATTTTTTATACAAATCTATTGTTATTGCTAGCTTGAGGAAAAAATTCCCAAATAACTCCATTAATTCATAAGATCGGAGACCTGCTGATTCAAGTGCTTGTTTGCATGCATTGCAGTGTATGAAACGGTTTTTAGCTACCATCTCCAAAAGCACATAAAATGATTCTTTCAACAAATCCCTCCTCTTGAAATTATAGTTTAATTTTGCTTCGATATCATCCAAGACATCAGACTTATATGAAGGTTTATAGAGTTCAGAGATTAAATTCTCAATAAACATTTTAGTTTCATTGCAGTTGCACGGATAAcgatcttttttttcttttgaactcTGTGTTTCTTTTGTGGGCTGAGTTACACTTGTAGAAGGATTTGTGATGGAAGTAGATGCgacgagacatgagaatgtgtgttttatcTTAGTTACTAAGAAGACTGATAATCCAGAGCATAAAGGAGAACAACCAGAAGAAATAAAGGAGTTGCTGATAGggtatggagacatcatttcagataatataCCTGATGGATTATCGCTTGTGAGGAGTATCGGTCATTGCATGGACATGATTATCAGAGCTCACCTACCTAATAAAGAAACACACGAGATGACATCGATAGAGAATAAGGAGATGAATAGCCAAGTGCAGGatttgttgaggaaaggtttgattagggaaagcTCGATTCCTTGTGCAGTgctagcagtattagcacctaagaaggatggacaatggagaatgtgtactgattccaaagcaataaataagatcacagtgaagtacatatttaccttgcctaggatggatgccaTAATGAATTATTTGAGTGGATCCAGATAGTACATGAAGATAGGcttgaaaagtggataccatcatatcagaATCACAGAAGGAGATGAGAAAGATAACAttaaagacaaatgaaggattgtataaatggttggtgatgcaagtactttcatgaggttgatgaatgaggtattgaagaaattcttgggtaagtttgttattgtgtattcagatgacattttaattttctgtaagagaaaggaagaacatatgttgtaTTTGAGACAAGTagtgcagaggttgagagaagagaagttattGATAAACATTAAAGAGtgaagtttcatgaaggaagagttagtctatttaggatttgtgatatttgtgCATGGAgtgaagatggatcctgagaaggcaAGATCAATTGTTGTATGGCCTACACCAAAAaatattggagaggtaagatcatttcatgtatTTGCTAGCTTCtaccaaaagtttatcagaaatttcagtttagtttgtatcCCTATGACAAAtgcaatgagaggagatagaaaggatttcaattggacaactagagaaaataagagctttgaattgttgaagcggAGGGTGAGAGAGCAacttgtgttggctttaccagattttagcaaagtatttcaagtggactatgatgtAAGTGGGAATACAATTGGAGCAgtgttgagtcaagaaggaagatcagtagcttatttcaatgagaaattgaatgatgcaaggaggagatatgcaatgtatgatcaagaattctatgccatagttcaagtattgaagaaattgagatattatttgttgcctaaggattttttgttgtatactgatcatcaagattTGCATTATTTTAACAATCAAAGCAAGTTGAATCAatgacatatgagatgggtagagttcttgtagaTTTATACCTTTGTTTTGAGCATAGAAGAGGAAAGTCAAAGAGAGTTGTTGATACATTGAGTAGAGGGAGAAAtctgttgatagagatgagagtggaggtattaggttttgaagaattgaagaacttgtatgaggaagACCTAGATGAGATACATTGTATTCattaatattttttgattttttttgttttgttttctaagcGACCAAAGTCactgaaaatattttattaattaaaatataaattatataatattgtatctTGAAAACACAAAATTCAGGGTGCAAATATAAGTCCATAATATCTAAGTTTCCCAAGCGAAAAAACTACCCACCACCCCCAAGCTATTAAAAACCAACTATCAGAATTAGATATGAATAAATTATGAAAAAAGTAGAACTATACATCAGAGAGATGCATTAGGAGAATAATAAGGACTACTGTCATAAGGAGAAGCATCAAAATTACCATAACGTGAGGATATATCAGTCACATTTTCCTCACTAAAAAAGTCAACCTCTATTGAAAAACTCTAAGAAACACTCTAAGAAGTAGCAACATCAGAAGGAAGAGAATTTTGAAGCCCAAGATTAGGGGGAGCAACAAATAATAGGGGTGGAGCATCCAAAGGAATACAATCATCACAAGGTGAAGGATGGCCCAACAGAGTGTACAATCCAACAAAGCGGTCCATAGAAGTAGATACAAAGTCAGGAGCAACAAATTCCAATAAATTCTCAAGATCCATAATGGAGTCCCAAAAGGAACCACCCTGAACACTAGACCTAAAAAAAAGGAGCTCACTTAGATGAATATTATCCATGAATTTATGAAAAAACCACTAATGGGGAGGGACCCCAATTCTAGTTTATGGTGAGACAGTATATTTTTCAGCCAAAGGTCGAATTATATCAACATCAAGTAATAAATCCATATCAATAGTAAGGAAACAAGAAACAACTTCCAAAAATAAAGCAAAGGAGTTAGAATGAAGCCATTGATTACCGATGATTTCTCTAATGGCATCTTCAATATGTGAGCAACCAAGAGAAAAGACCGAGGAAATCCTCTTCGTATTTATTAGGCTCCCAATCTAGCCTCCCGGAATTAACAAGGGAGTGATACGCGATACTCCATGTTAAGAAAATGTAGATTGTTCTATCAAAATTAAATAAGATATGAATGGATATAATGCCAATCATTAAGCCTAGAATTCCCATATATAAGATATTGCCATAGGAAAACATAATTATAAGATATGCAAACATCAACCAAGGGAAGATGAGAAGCTTCACACAAGCGAAAAGGCAGCGAATCATTATAGCACAATAAATACCAAGCCTTTGCCAAGATAAAAAAAAGGAAGTTAAATCAAATGGAAAGCTCCAATAATACCATACAAATCAATTCCCATGATATTTCAATAAATATATCTATAAGTTTGAATAAAATAAACAATGAAGAGTTCTATTAAATATAGAAAAAATATCCGATCAAATAAGTGGGTGTCATCACCACATTTAATAGAAACAATTTGGTGGCACAAGTAAAGGCCCAAACAAAGACACATTTGGGGCAAGGATAAACATAATTCAAGATAATTGCCATTAGATGAAGTACAACATAATCATATTCAAATCTGATTTATGAGTAGGTCAATAATTTCAAGATTTGAACGTATGCCACGAAATCAGGACTGCAGATAAAATTAGTACAAAGGTGGCATAACCAAACACGAGCATTAAAAAGAatgattgcatcatcatcaactcaATAATGCCACATaagaaatattattataaaataattaaattgtgATCATACTTCAGCATTCTCAATATGTACAACAAAGAAACCAAAATTGAATGAGAACCTGAAACTTCCAAGAAGTTTCTACATTCATTAATAGCTTTATTAGCAAGAAATTCTGCAACAAAATTAGCTGAACTGAAAAACAATGAGAGATCTCAtaggaatttaaaatttgaatttgtaagAGAACCTTATCCAAAAGCTGCTGGTGATCCTAGTTACAAACTTTTTTATTAGCAAGAGAATAAAATATGAACATAGAATTCCCTTTAATGATAATTTCCTTAATCTCAAGAGAGATAGCTATATCAATACCAAAACATAGGGCTTACAACTCACCCATATTATTAGTGCCATCAACTTTCATTTTACAAATTGCTTTAACAACATTTGCATTACTGTCCGAGATCAAAATACCAATACCTAACTTACCGGGATTACCTCTAGAAGCACCATCATAATGCAGTTTAAACTTATCAGAAGGAGGCTGCCATTAagaattcttttttttaaaattttatcattTAAAGCAGCAACAAAACCTTGTTGAGGTAAAGATTTTAAATAAGGCCAAGAATTAGCAATCTAACTATCCCACGAGAATTATTTCAAGCTATTGATTTTTTTGTAAATGTAGAATGAATTCTCTTCAAAGATAGATTTTTCAGTAGTAAACATGGTATCCTTCAAAGGAGATTACTTCTTCTTAAAGATACAATTATTCATTTCAAGCTAGACATTCTAGATAAGCAAGGAAGGACTAACATCATATATacgagaaaagaaagaagaagaaaaaatcttACACCAACTTTGAAATTGAGATTTTAATGAGGaacatagaacaaacaaccacCCCAACTTTATAAAGAGAGAATACCAACATTCTTTCATGAAGGGGCAATTAAGAAAAATACGACCAGGTGATTCAATAAAATGACCACATAACACACAAGGAAAAATAGTGGTAATGCCAAGTCTATCCAATATCATTCCATTGAAAACTCTATCATGAAAAGATAACCATCAAAATGCCCCAGCTTTCGGGAGACAAGCAGGACCCCAAAATTGCTTTGTGGGAAGATCAAAGGTATTCAAAGAATTAATGAGAGAATTGTATCTTTCCTTAATAGAATATTTTGTAGATTTATCCTTTTTCCAAATTAGTTCATCCTCTTGGTTACTAAAAATTTTAGACCTTTTACGCATCTCTTCATTATAAGCTAACTTCAAATCCTAAGAGACATGGATATAGTCAATTGATTTCCAACATGCCATAGGAAACAAACCAAAATTATCAATGTAGAAATAGTATAAAACATAaaccccccaaaaatatttcaaaataaccATTAGCTCTGACCAATTCCTAATACATTTCATAGAAGAATAACCATTCCAAACATTATCCTAGAACCTAGCCTTATAGTCATTCTAAATAAGCTAGGATAAATGAGCTAAAATAACTGAACGgcgagaagaaagaaaattccaaatGGAGGAACCTTTAGGAAGGGAGTAAGCCATAAAATTCTTTCTCTATTAGAGTTATTCAAATATTTAGCGAACATAAGTTTCCCCCATTTGGACATAGGATTTTGACACAATTTCTAGACAAGTTTGTTGCTAaagcaatattttgaaattttcattaGAATGTtatatgacaattttttttttttttttaattgagtaataagaaattaatacaagaattgtatcattatatttataaaatattattaaattattgtaGTTTCGTAGGTTCAAATATTTCATTTATAACTTTTTTAagaaatattttctattttttctttatccATAATATTCACATTGAGATTGTGGAAAATTTATTACTTCAATTGTTTCTCATAAGAGAGCTAACCAATCATTTATAATTTATAGATTTTAATGCTAatactaattattttttattaaaagataGGGAGAAACACTTATCTAAGGTGacatcaagaaaaaaaaaagtgagatAAAGGACTCACAACGAGTCATTAAACTAGAACACCAAAGTCTATACTTAAACTAGCAAACTACTAGTAAAGCAAGAGTAGATTTTTTTTAACACTAACATAAGCATGCATGCCAACAATAAAACAACTAACAACAAGACTAAACAAATAATAGAATAGAAAAACAAAACAACCTTTCCCAATAATAGAATAATTTGATGAGGTTCCAGCTAGCCTTTAGGGAATTCAAAAATCCTCCCAAGCCTCTCCATTAGTCTCTTTATGCTCCTCGATATtttcaccatcttccttgtcttgtTTCTTTAGCCATTTTCTAACCTTTAAAATCCTTGGGACAACTTCCATGACAACTTTTTTCATTGTACCATCAATGATATTTATAATACCAATAAGGCCTTGCTCGAAATCTCTATATTTTACATGGATTATATGCTCTAATCTCTCCTACAGCTCAGTTACATGGTTTTATAGTTGTGCAACTTTTTTTTCAGATAGAAAATTTTAATATTCTCTTTTTTCATTATTTCCTTTCCAATGGTGTTCAATATCCTAAAAATATGTCACCTCCCTATCATCATACACCTTTGTGTTTTCTTCAATGTCGTTGTCTTCCTCGTCTCTATCCTTTTCTCTATTGTTGTTTTCCTCCTATTCCTCCTAATGTTCATCTTCTTCCTTGGTCTAGTACCCCTATCAATCATCCGCATTGTCTTCAACTTCTACCTCATCTAAGTGAGGAGAGTATTTATCTTCAAGGGGGTCTTCAACATCATCTAAGAAAAAAAtctattttatattttcatttgttTTGATTTACTTTTGTAGCATAAGCAACCATAAAAATTATGGCTAATCTCTAACCACCAGACCTACCAGCATTATTAAGATAATGGCCACCCTCATTCATTTATTCTTATTTGTTGTCTCTCATATACACAATAATTTAGGGAGTAGTGTTGTTcatctaaattttcttttttaCGAGGGTTTGGTCTATTTGACATTTGGTTTTTCCTCTTTTCTAGGGTAATCTTGAGAAGATAAACATAGAAGGATGAGTTATTGGTCACAATTTTGGAAACCACTCCCAAAAAAGTTTCAACTTTTTTACCCTTCCCTTTGGTAATCCCAAGGACATGAGGTTTACTTTAAATTAGGTCAATTTTGATGAAGCTAGAGCTACCAGAGGAAGGTTGGGATGTTTTTGACAATTCAAATTTGTAAATGGACATCATCTAGCCTTGGTGGAGaggagggttttctttttcttcaacataatTGAAAATAGAGGTGAGCAAATAGAAATAATAGTCTATTTTTAAACCATGTCTAATATGATTTATAAGGAGGAAATGATAATTGTGATTAGTAGCTtccttaaaaaaatatatatttcataaCAAGGAAACTCACCAGATCACAAGGAGTAGGAAGATTAACCTTACTATAGCCATTTTGGTGTCTTTTATTAACAAAATCCTTATAATCTCCATTTCTGCATTTGAAAACCTTCAGACCTTTACAACTCAAACCCCTCACTTTCCCAATTAGCTCTATAACAACCACAAACTTTAGTATCCCTATAATGACCCTTTCATACACCTAGGAATATTAGAACTTAAGAGAGAGACTCTCATTGGACTCATCCATTGACAAAAAGAAATGCCCTACCTTCTCAAATACTCCCCATAGATATTCATTTTGTTGAAGAGTTTCACAAGAAGTTGATTCCATTCCTTTTATATTGCCACccataattcatttaatgaaatagTATTCTTCACTAAGAATTCATCAGTGTTGACACATCTAATAGTCATGGCAGGAGCTTCCTTGTTTATAAGAAATAGTTTAATTTTTTAACTAGTGTGCTCAAGTTCTACACACTTTCTTTAGAATTATGTATCCTTACTAATTAGATTCAAGAAGTCTCTATCATGATGAAAGACcattacataatttaaaaaaaaattaatgatatcAGTTGACTTGAAAATATTTTAGATATTCTTTTTGGCAACTATACTAACCTTTCTCACATTGGGAATACAAGTAGATTTAATTTCGGTTCTTTTTGAGTAATTATTACTTTAAAGGACGAGTAAAAGGTTGTATCTATCATTATGATAGGTAATTAAAAGTAATAAATTTCCTTAAATAATCATCATCACTTGTCATGTCCTTCCTTTTGACTTTGGAAAATTATGTCCTTTTCCTTTACACCTTTACACCCTCTTACAATGTTTCCCTGTCCTACAAGCCTTAATCAATCCTTCCCATTTTATTATGCTCCTTTGTGGAATTGCGCCACCTAAAAAATCCTCACACGGGCTTACATTATTAGTCATCAAGAGCTAAAACTTCTTGtcatctaatttttttttattattattattattatcttgtgTGAATGCTCCACATGGTATAGTATGACAAGACTTAAAAATATTTTCCCTTTTTTCTTTGTGCCTTTGTAGATTTATGCCTTGTAGAAGATCCTTATTGTTCTAATAATTTCTCCTCTTAAAGGAAAAACTATTTTTTATCTTACCAAGTTGTCATTATTGCTTATTGTATTTAGTGACTTGTAATATTTcattacaaataatttttttgactTGTGGGGGGAAATTAGCATTACCTCAGTAAGTCCAATCTCTATAGTTTAGGCCTAGATTAGAGACTACATAAACAACCAAAATTCCTTCCTAGCAGACATATTGAATCTTGAATTGCCTAAATCTTCTAATAGTATTTTTATTGTCCTCCATAGTATATATTATTATCTAAGGTGAGGAGGCTTCCCATTTTAAAATTTGGATGATAACTTTTGAACCGCCTTGTATCTCAATTCTGAAGAATCTCCTATATTTCAAT is a genomic window of Cryptomeria japonica chromosome 7, Sugi_1.0, whole genome shotgun sequence containing:
- the LOC131033931 gene encoding endoribonuclease Dicer homolog 1-like; the protein is MFIENLISELYKPSYKSDVLDDIEAKLNYNFKRRDLLKESFYVLLEMVAKNRFIHCNACKQALESAGLRSYELMELFGNFFLKLAITIDLYKKYPTLEAGILTKLRSQIMDNEKLAKVAVNKLYLHNHISCANVPRKKGNSSKYLIQIKTFIDDMTKYKDLNPLEVLFNSVKTIAGAMFLDSTKLTENIGCCLEQVWEKLENLLEPLTTPKTLDEHPVSKLQELCQKLGKRVEYKHHKFKFKVFDEEEITVVEVFINDKKFGMGECIKKEVAKKRAARDGLAQLEQESED